A window of Phyllobacterium sp. T1293 contains these coding sequences:
- a CDS encoding Do family serine endopeptidase gives MSNNRTSSTYRKGIAAALLASALAGGLLATGPLAAIAPAQAEAVRVDGAQQPGFADVVEKVSPAVVSVRVKSAVQQTSDDGSGIPGFDQLPDDHPLKRFFRDFGGPNGQGGMQQRRGGQRDHQNRPDRVRPTAQGSGFFISEDGYLVTNDHVVEDGSAYTVVLNDGTELDAKLIGKDKRTDLAVLKVDDKRKFTYVSFGDDNKMRVGQWVVAVGNPFGLGGTVTAGIISARGRDIGAGPYDDFLQIDAAVNKGNSGGPAFNLNGEVVGINTAIYSPSGGSVGIAFAIPSTTAKMVVDQLIKTGTVSRGWIGVQIQPVSKEIAESLGLSEEKGALVAEPQSDGPAAKAGIQSGDVITAVNGETVSDPRDLAKKIAAINPGQSAELSVWRKGEAKAVKVSINSMPGDEKQASKSDNNSKTQDQASVLDDYGLTVVPSDDGKGVVVTDVDRSGDAADKGITTGDIIVSVNNKPVKSGSDIDAAIVEASKSGRKAVLLQVQTNDQSRFVALPINQG, from the coding sequence ATGTCTAACAATCGTACGTCCTCCACTTACCGCAAGGGCATTGCTGCCGCGCTGCTCGCCTCGGCGCTCGCCGGGGGACTGCTGGCAACCGGCCCGCTTGCAGCCATTGCGCCAGCGCAGGCTGAAGCGGTGCGTGTTGATGGTGCGCAGCAGCCCGGCTTTGCCGATGTTGTTGAAAAGGTCAGCCCAGCCGTCGTCAGCGTTCGCGTCAAGAGCGCAGTTCAGCAGACCTCCGATGATGGTTCGGGCATTCCGGGATTTGATCAGCTCCCCGACGATCATCCACTCAAGCGCTTCTTCCGTGATTTCGGCGGGCCAAACGGTCAGGGCGGTATGCAGCAACGCAGGGGCGGTCAGCGCGACCACCAGAACCGTCCGGACCGTGTACGTCCGACAGCGCAGGGTTCCGGCTTCTTCATTTCTGAAGATGGCTATCTCGTCACCAATGATCACGTCGTGGAAGACGGCAGCGCCTATACCGTTGTCCTCAATGACGGCACGGAACTTGATGCCAAGCTGATCGGCAAGGACAAGCGTACCGATCTCGCCGTCCTCAAGGTCGATGACAAGCGCAAGTTCACCTATGTGTCCTTCGGCGATGATAACAAGATGCGCGTTGGCCAGTGGGTCGTTGCAGTCGGCAATCCGTTTGGTCTCGGCGGCACGGTGACAGCTGGTATTATCTCGGCGCGTGGCCGCGATATCGGTGCTGGTCCCTATGATGACTTCCTGCAGATCGATGCGGCCGTCAACAAAGGCAATTCCGGTGGTCCCGCTTTCAATCTGAACGGTGAAGTTGTCGGCATCAACACGGCAATCTACTCCCCATCCGGTGGCAGTGTGGGTATCGCCTTTGCCATTCCGTCAACGACGGCCAAGATGGTCGTTGATCAGCTCATCAAGACAGGCACCGTATCCCGTGGCTGGATTGGCGTGCAGATACAGCCGGTCAGCAAGGAAATCGCCGAATCGCTCGGTCTTTCCGAGGAAAAGGGTGCGCTGGTTGCCGAACCGCAGTCCGATGGACCAGCCGCCAAGGCCGGTATCCAGTCTGGCGACGTCATCACCGCTGTTAATGGCGAGACGGTTTCCGATCCGCGTGATCTGGCCAAGAAGATCGCTGCGATCAATCCCGGCCAGAGTGCCGAACTGAGCGTCTGGCGCAAGGGCGAGGCCAAGGCAGTCAAGGTATCGATCAACTCCATGCCGGGCGATGAAAAGCAGGCATCCAAGAGCGATAACAACAGCAAGACGCAGGATCAGGCTTCGGTGCTGGATGATTATGGCTTGACCGTTGTTCCATCCGATGATGGCAAGGGCGTTGTGGTCACTGATGTCGATCGCTCCGGCGATGCTGCCGACAAGGGCATCACAACCGGCGATATCATTGTCTCGGTCAACAACAAGCCTGTTAAGAGCGGCTCTGATATCGATGCGGCTATCGTTGAAGCATCAAAGAGTGGCCGCAAGGCAGTCCTGTTGCAGGTTCAGACCAACGACCAGTCGCGGTTCGTGGCTCTGCCCATCAATCAGGGCTAA
- a CDS encoding MBL fold metallo-hydrolase yields MASMPPLGSTMRVHQPYEGVYAFYDGRLDGVRAYSAEPNWLDDGAYALGVCSYAIVSGEEALVYDTSISNAHAALIRDTLVQAGARHIRVVLSHWHVDHVAGNAVFADCEIIANDLTAKALSDNKNTLENRTPPVRPLVMPNSIFKDQRDLKIGEIEVQLRHVDIHSHDGTVMIIPQLKLLFAGDTLEEPITYVAEPERLENHLLDLKRMSTWGIEKILPNHGAEDVIIAGGYGPKLIAATERYVSKLMRLRHEPELADEDLLTFIAEDFRSDVLTYYAPYEPVHTQNVESILKASGK; encoded by the coding sequence ATGGCATCCATGCCGCCGCTCGGTTCCACAATGCGGGTTCACCAGCCCTATGAAGGTGTCTACGCATTTTATGATGGCAGATTAGATGGAGTTCGCGCCTATTCCGCCGAACCAAACTGGCTTGACGATGGCGCCTATGCACTTGGCGTCTGCTCCTATGCCATCGTTTCCGGTGAGGAAGCACTTGTTTACGACACCAGTATTTCCAACGCGCATGCCGCGCTCATCCGCGACACGCTTGTTCAGGCTGGTGCCCGGCACATCCGCGTTGTGCTCAGCCACTGGCATGTGGATCACGTGGCAGGGAACGCGGTTTTTGCCGATTGCGAGATCATTGCCAATGACCTGACGGCAAAGGCACTCAGCGACAACAAGAACACATTGGAGAATCGCACACCGCCTGTCCGCCCGCTCGTCATGCCAAACAGTATCTTCAAAGATCAGCGCGATCTGAAGATTGGAGAGATCGAGGTGCAATTGCGCCATGTGGATATTCACAGCCATGACGGCACCGTGATGATCATACCGCAGCTCAAGCTGCTGTTTGCAGGTGATACACTGGAAGAACCAATCACCTATGTGGCCGAACCCGAGCGGCTGGAAAACCATTTGCTCGATCTGAAGCGCATGTCGACCTGGGGTATCGAAAAAATTCTACCCAATCATGGTGCCGAGGATGTGATTATTGCCGGTGGCTACGGGCCGAAACTGATCGCCGCAACGGAACGCTATGTAAGCAAGCTTATGCGCCTGCGCCACGAGCCGGAGCTGGCAGATGAGGATTTGCTCACCTTCATCGCGGAAGATTTTCGTTCGGATGTACTGACCTATTACGCGCCTTATGAACCTGTCCACACGCAGAATGTGGAATCGATACTCAAGGCATCCGGCAAATAA
- a CDS encoding cytochrome c-type biogenesis protein — protein MRLVSAVFFVLLTALYLGATAAQAVSPDEVLPNPALETRARTISTELRCMVCQNQSIDDSNADLARDLRVLVRERLTAGDTDEQVLDFVVARYGEFVLLKPRLMLSTILLWGFPIAALLAGAIAIGVSILRRRRAPIETTPLSDSEKKQLKKLLAASSD, from the coding sequence ATGAGGCTGGTATCTGCAGTCTTTTTTGTGCTGCTAACCGCCCTTTATCTCGGCGCAACGGCTGCACAGGCGGTTTCGCCCGATGAAGTACTGCCCAATCCGGCGCTGGAGACGCGCGCGCGCACCATTTCCACCGAACTGCGCTGCATGGTGTGCCAGAACCAGTCGATTGACGATTCCAATGCTGATCTTGCCAGGGATTTACGGGTTCTGGTGCGCGAGCGGCTGACGGCGGGTGATACGGACGAGCAGGTGCTGGATTTCGTCGTTGCCCGTTATGGCGAATTCGTTCTTTTAAAACCACGGCTGATGCTGAGCACAATCCTGCTCTGGGGATTTCCCATCGCCGCTCTGCTGGCAGGTGCCATCGCGATTGGCGTTTCAATTCTACGCCGTCGGCGCGCGCCAATCGAAACCACCCCGCTATCGGATAGCGAAAAGAAGCAGCTGAAGAAACTTCTGGCTGCTTCCAGCGACTAG
- a CDS encoding heme lyase CcmF/NrfE family subunit, with amino-acid sequence MTELGHFALVLALALSIIQAVVPVWGARRNDNRMMAVAVPAAFTVFALIALAFVALTSAYVASDFSLQNVWENSHSQKPLLYKITGVWGNHEGSMLLWVLILAFFSALVAFFGNNLPPSLKANVLGVQAWIGSAFLLFIVATSNPFTRITPAPIEGQDLNPILQDIGLAIHPPLLYLGYVGFSVCFSFAVAALIDGRIDAAWARWVRPWTLTAWMFLTGGIAMGSYWAYYELGWGGWWFWDPVENASFMPWLAGTALLHSALVMEKRSALKIWTVLLAILTFSLSLLGTFLVRSGVLTSVHTFATDPGRGLFILAILVFFIGGSLTLFARRAQTLAPGGLFQPISREGALVFNNLFLTTAAATVLIGTLYPLLLETLTGEKISVGPPFFNMTFGPLMIPLLAAVPFGPLLAWKRGDILGVAQRLMMAFFVALLVVAVVLYKTSGTAIFSAFGIGLAFWLMLGALTDLSLKAGIGKAPFAVMLRRLTGLPKSVFGTAFAHFGLGVTLLGIVSVSTFATEDVTVMKPGETLRVASYTLRFDRIDPVKDSNFTEDQGKFTILDSAARDVDTLMSSKRFYPVRKMQTTEAGIRTFLFSQLYVSLGDATKDGGIVVRVWWKPYVTLIWLGALVMMAGGAMSLADRRLRVGAPGKAKAAKTGRAKGAMA; translated from the coding sequence ATGACGGAACTCGGACATTTCGCTTTGGTTCTGGCGCTTGCCCTGTCCATTATACAGGCTGTCGTGCCGGTCTGGGGCGCACGGCGCAATGACAACCGCATGATGGCCGTTGCCGTTCCGGCTGCCTTCACCGTCTTTGCATTGATTGCGCTGGCCTTTGTGGCGTTGACCTCAGCCTATGTCGCTTCGGACTTCTCGCTGCAGAATGTCTGGGAAAACTCCCATTCGCAAAAGCCGCTGCTTTATAAAATCACCGGTGTCTGGGGCAACCACGAAGGCTCAATGCTGCTGTGGGTGCTGATACTCGCATTCTTCAGCGCGCTGGTTGCTTTCTTCGGTAACAATCTGCCGCCGTCTCTCAAAGCCAATGTGCTCGGTGTGCAGGCATGGATCGGCTCTGCCTTCCTGCTGTTCATCGTTGCCACCTCTAATCCGTTCACCCGCATCACACCTGCACCGATTGAGGGACAGGATCTCAACCCGATCCTGCAGGACATCGGCCTCGCGATCCATCCGCCGCTGCTTTATCTCGGCTATGTCGGTTTTTCCGTATGCTTTTCGTTTGCCGTTGCAGCGCTCATCGATGGGCGTATCGATGCGGCTTGGGCGCGCTGGGTACGTCCGTGGACGCTGACTGCATGGATGTTTCTGACCGGTGGCATCGCGATGGGCTCCTACTGGGCTTATTATGAACTTGGCTGGGGAGGCTGGTGGTTCTGGGACCCGGTTGAAAACGCCTCTTTCATGCCATGGCTCGCCGGAACGGCGCTGCTGCACTCGGCTCTGGTCATGGAAAAGCGCTCGGCGCTGAAAATCTGGACAGTGCTGCTGGCCATTCTCACCTTCTCCCTGTCGCTGCTCGGCACATTTCTGGTGCGTTCGGGCGTGCTCACCTCGGTCCATACATTCGCGACCGATCCGGGGCGCGGCCTCTTCATTCTCGCCATTCTCGTGTTCTTCATCGGCGGTTCGCTGACGCTGTTTGCCCGCCGCGCGCAGACACTTGCACCCGGCGGCCTGTTCCAGCCGATCTCACGCGAAGGGGCGCTGGTGTTCAACAATCTCTTCCTCACGACAGCGGCTGCGACCGTGCTGATCGGCACGCTCTATCCGCTGCTCCTGGAAACATTAACAGGCGAAAAGATTTCCGTTGGCCCGCCCTTCTTCAATATGACCTTCGGCCCGCTGATGATCCCGCTGCTTGCCGCTGTGCCATTTGGCCCGCTTTTGGCCTGGAAGCGCGGCGATATTCTCGGTGTTGCCCAGCGCCTGATGATGGCGTTCTTCGTCGCGCTGCTTGTCGTGGCCGTGGTTCTCTACAAGACATCAGGCACGGCAATCTTCTCCGCGTTCGGTATTGGGCTCGCTTTCTGGCTGATGCTTGGCGCATTGACCGATCTTTCCTTGAAGGCCGGTATTGGCAAGGCTCCCTTCGCCGTCATGCTGCGCCGTTTGACCGGGTTGCCCAAATCCGTATTCGGTACGGCATTCGCGCATTTCGGCCTTGGTGTAACCCTGCTGGGTATTGTCTCTGTCTCAACCTTTGCCACGGAAGACGTGACGGTGATGAAGCCGGGCGAAACACTGCGGGTTGCCAGCTATACGCTGCGCTTTGATCGCATCGACCCGGTGAAAGATTCGAATTTCACCGAAGATCAGGGCAAGTTCACCATTCTCGACAGTGCAGCGCGCGACGTTGATACGCTGATGTCGTCAAAGCGTTTCTATCCCGTGCGCAAGATGCAGACGACGGAAGCGGGTATCAGGACATTCCTGTTCAGCCAGCTTTATGTTTCGCTTGGTGATGCCACCAAGGATGGTGGCATTGTCGTGCGCGTCTGGTGGAAACCCTATGTGACACTGATCTGGCTCGGTGCGCTGGTCATGATGGCGGGCGGTGCCATGTCACTGGCAGACCGGCGGTTGCGGGTTGGTGCGCCGGGCAAGGCCAAAGCCGCAAAGACGGGCCGGGCGAAAGGTGCCATGGCATGA
- the ccmE gene encoding cytochrome c maturation protein CcmE, with protein MTRKQKRLSVIGGALVVLACAAGLVLFALQQRIAFFRMPSDIAAADLQSESRFRLGGLVEKGSVVRGEGTKITFAVTDHIKSVPVTYDGILPDLFREDQGVVIEGKFAPGGAFTADSVLAKHDENYMPKEVADSLKAKGVWQGENKQQ; from the coding sequence ATGACACGCAAGCAGAAACGGCTTTCAGTGATTGGCGGCGCCCTGGTGGTGCTGGCCTGCGCTGCCGGACTGGTGCTGTTTGCACTTCAACAGCGCATCGCGTTTTTCCGTATGCCATCCGACATTGCCGCTGCCGACCTGCAATCGGAATCGCGCTTTCGGCTCGGCGGACTGGTGGAAAAAGGCAGCGTGGTGCGCGGCGAGGGAACAAAAATCACCTTTGCGGTCACTGACCATATCAAAAGCGTTCCCGTAACCTATGATGGAATTCTGCCCGATCTTTTCCGCGAAGATCAGGGTGTGGTGATCGAAGGCAAGTTTGCACCCGGTGGGGCTTTTACGGCTGATAGCGTTCTTGCCAAGCACGATGAAAACTATATGCCGAAGGAAGTTGCCGACAGTCTGAAGGCCAAGGGTGTGTGGCAAGGGGAGAACAAGCAGCAATGA